The following proteins come from a genomic window of Sebaldella sp. S0638:
- the pheT gene encoding phenylalanine--tRNA ligase subunit beta produces the protein MKYKKKKANLHTLEGGEMLISLNWLKQYIDLEGISIEELENTLTMIGQEVEKIDIQGENLGNIVTAQIVEKGMHPDSDHLTLCKVDDGNEIFQIVCGASNHKQGDKVVLARIGAVLGGDFKIKKSKIRGIESFGMLCSEKELGLSDNHEGIIVLPEDTKIGMEIKDYFGLDDTIFELEITPNRPDCLSHIGIARELSVYYNKELKLPEVKMHEKHFEKSENFIHIEIADETISKRYTSKIVKGVTVKASPEWLQKRLNSIGIRSINNIVDVTNFVLMEMGHPIHAFDLNKIEGKKIIVRRAAEGEKVITLDEKERELDSDDIVIADDKKAVALGGVMGGYNSEIDADTKDVLIEVAHFNPYNIRKTSKKLTLSSDASYRFERGIDIEDAVKVIDRVAELIQETAGGEILHGVSEAYPVKYEETIIEFNLKRFHRFVGKEIEKERIIEIFENLEITVDDKGDILLLTPPSFRGDLEREQDFYEEIIRIYGFDNIESVMPELDINPNRIDTLKEIDLLRSVAVAVGTGLREVINYSFIPRDALEKIRYTEVSKDDILEVRKPITEDFVLMRPTLLYSLIKNAKDNINRNITDIRFFEMSKTFRKIEGKIEEEQRFGIILGGEPEKYIWNVKPQPYDYYDLKGIVDEVFSKIRFEKYTLVRSTKESYHPGRAADIYVGRDYIGTFGELHPDVMENFDLKKRLLAAEFSLETLVKYTDKNVFFKGINKFPAVPRDLALVMEENILVGDVIKTISKLSPVIEKVELFDVYQGAGVEAGKKSIAISIVLREKNKTLEENEINSVITKILEKVKKEFGAELRQ, from the coding sequence ATAAAATATAAAAAGAAAAAAGCTAATTTACATACCCTAGAAGGAGGAGAAATGCTGATCTCGTTAAACTGGTTAAAGCAATATATAGACCTGGAAGGAATATCAATAGAAGAATTAGAAAATACACTTACTATGATAGGACAGGAAGTAGAAAAAATAGACATACAGGGTGAGAACCTTGGAAATATAGTAACTGCACAGATAGTAGAAAAGGGAATGCATCCTGATTCAGACCATCTTACTTTGTGTAAAGTGGATGACGGAAATGAAATTTTTCAGATAGTGTGCGGTGCATCTAATCATAAGCAGGGAGACAAGGTGGTGCTTGCACGTATTGGTGCCGTACTTGGCGGTGACTTTAAGATAAAAAAGTCAAAGATAAGAGGAATAGAGTCTTTCGGAATGCTTTGTTCGGAAAAAGAACTGGGACTTAGTGATAATCATGAAGGAATAATAGTTCTTCCCGAAGATACTAAAATAGGAATGGAAATAAAAGACTATTTCGGTCTTGATGATACAATATTTGAGCTGGAAATCACTCCGAACAGACCTGACTGTCTGTCACATATAGGGATAGCAAGAGAATTATCTGTATACTATAATAAGGAATTAAAGCTGCCTGAAGTAAAGATGCATGAAAAACATTTTGAAAAATCAGAAAACTTTATACATATAGAAATAGCTGACGAAACTATCTCAAAAAGATATACTTCAAAAATAGTAAAAGGAGTAACAGTAAAAGCAAGTCCCGAATGGCTGCAAAAACGTCTTAATTCTATAGGAATCAGAAGCATAAACAACATAGTAGATGTTACTAACTTTGTTCTTATGGAAATGGGACATCCTATACATGCTTTCGACCTTAATAAAATAGAGGGTAAGAAAATAATAGTCAGAAGAGCAGCAGAAGGTGAGAAAGTAATTACACTTGATGAAAAAGAAAGAGAACTGGATTCTGACGATATAGTAATAGCAGATGATAAGAAAGCTGTTGCCCTTGGAGGGGTAATGGGAGGATATAATTCTGAGATAGATGCTGATACAAAAGATGTATTAATAGAAGTAGCTCATTTTAATCCTTACAATATTAGAAAAACATCTAAAAAGCTGACTTTGTCAAGTGATGCTTCGTATAGATTCGAGCGTGGAATAGATATTGAAGATGCTGTAAAAGTAATAGACAGAGTGGCGGAATTAATACAGGAAACAGCTGGCGGAGAGATTCTTCACGGAGTTTCGGAAGCTTATCCTGTAAAATATGAAGAAACAATAATAGAGTTTAATCTTAAGAGATTCCACAGATTCGTAGGGAAAGAAATAGAGAAAGAAAGAATAATAGAGATTTTTGAAAATCTTGAAATTACTGTTGATGATAAAGGTGATATTTTACTTCTTACACCTCCGAGTTTCAGGGGTGATCTTGAGAGAGAACAGGATTTTTATGAAGAAATAATAAGAATTTACGGATTTGATAATATAGAATCTGTTATGCCTGAACTGGATATAAATCCTAATCGTATAGATACACTGAAGGAAATAGACCTGTTAAGAAGTGTTGCAGTCGCTGTGGGAACAGGACTGAGAGAAGTAATAAACTACAGTTTTATTCCTCGTGATGCACTGGAGAAGATAAGATATACTGAAGTAAGCAAAGATGATATATTAGAGGTAAGAAAGCCGATAACAGAAGACTTCGTTCTTATGAGACCTACTTTGTTATACAGCCTTATAAAAAATGCTAAAGATAATATAAATAGAAACATAACAGATATCAGATTTTTTGAAATGTCAAAAACATTCAGAAAAATTGAGGGAAAAATAGAAGAAGAACAGAGATTCGGTATTATACTCGGCGGAGAGCCTGAAAAGTATATCTGGAATGTAAAACCTCAGCCTTATGATTATTACGACCTGAAAGGGATAGTAGATGAAGTTTTTTCAAAAATCAGATTTGAAAAATATACTCTTGTAAGATCTACAAAGGAAAGCTATCATCCGGGAAGAGCAGCTGATATTTATGTTGGCAGAGACTATATAGGAACTTTTGGAGAATTGCATCCAGATGTAATGGAAAACTTTGATCTGAAAAAAAGACTTCTTGCAGCAGAGTTTAGCCTGGAAACATTAGTAAAATACACAGATAAAAACGTATTCTTTAAAGGAATAAACAAATTCCCGGCTGTTCCGAGAGACCTTGCACTTGTAATGGAAGAAAACATTCTTGTGGGAGATGTCATCAAAACTATATCAAAACTGTCTCCTGTTATTGAAAAAGTAGAATTATTTGATGTATATCAGGGAGCAGGAGTAGAAGCAGGAAAGAAAAGTATAGCAATAAGTATTGTTTTAAGAGAGAAAAATAAAACACTGGAAGAAAATGAGATAAATTCAGTAATAACAAAAATACTGGAAAAAGTGAAAAAAGAATTTGGTGCAGAATTAAGACAATAA
- the pheS gene encoding phenylalanine--tRNA ligase subunit alpha, with protein MREKLEKLKEQVTEKLDQINSLENLDELRIAILGKKGELTSIMKEMGNTAAEKRAEFGKAANEVKEKIMENFDIKLAALKARIKEEKMKTEVLDITLPGKKQNVGTLHPITQTMGLLRAIFLEMGFDVMDGPEIEQTYYNFDALNFPKDHPSRDLQDSFYIEDDLLLRTHTSPMQIRYMLERKPPFRMVSLGKVYRSDYDITHTPMFHQMEGLMIGENVSFANFKALLTSVVKRLFGEERAVRFRPHFFPFTEPSAEMDVECGVCHGKGCRSCKNTGWLEILGSGMVDPNVLKEVGIDPKKYQGFAFGMGMERVAMLKLGIDDIRAYYENDVRFLDQFK; from the coding sequence ATGAGAGAAAAATTAGAAAAGCTAAAAGAGCAGGTAACAGAAAAACTGGATCAGATAAATAGTTTGGAAAATTTAGATGAGCTAAGAATAGCTATACTTGGAAAAAAAGGGGAACTAACATCCATTATGAAGGAAATGGGTAATACGGCCGCTGAAAAAAGAGCAGAATTCGGAAAAGCAGCCAATGAAGTCAAGGAAAAAATAATGGAAAACTTTGACATAAAGCTAGCAGCATTAAAAGCGAGAATAAAAGAAGAGAAGATGAAAACAGAAGTACTTGATATTACTCTGCCTGGAAAAAAACAGAATGTAGGGACACTTCATCCAATTACACAGACAATGGGACTATTAAGGGCTATTTTTCTGGAAATGGGATTTGATGTAATGGACGGACCGGAAATAGAGCAGACTTATTATAATTTTGATGCTTTGAATTTCCCTAAAGACCATCCTTCAAGAGATTTACAGGATTCTTTTTATATAGAAGACGATTTGCTTTTAAGAACACATACATCGCCAATGCAGATAAGATACATGCTCGAAAGAAAGCCGCCGTTCAGAATGGTTTCACTGGGAAAAGTGTACAGATCGGATTATGATATTACTCACACACCGATGTTTCATCAGATGGAAGGACTTATGATCGGAGAAAATGTTTCATTTGCCAATTTTAAGGCACTTCTTACAAGTGTGGTAAAGAGACTTTTCGGTGAAGAGAGAGCAGTAAGATTCAGACCTCACTTTTTTCCGTTTACTGAACCGTCAGCTGAAATGGACGTAGAATGCGGAGTATGTCACGGAAAAGGATGCAGATCATGTAAAAATACCGGATGGCTGGAAATTCTCGGAAGCGGAATGGTAGACCCTAATGTTTTAAAAGAAGTGGGAATAGACCCTAAAAAATATCAGGGATTCGCATTTGGAATGGGAATGGAAAGAGTAGCAATGTTAAAATTAGGTATAGATGATATTAGAGCATATTATGAAAATGATGTGAGATTTTTAGATCAATTTAAATAA